The segment TCATTTGTTTTTCTAGTTATTTCAGCGGTTCTTGCATCTAATTTTAAAAACTCATAAATAGCATTCCAGTCATTGGTCTCTAATGCTATAACAGCGTTTAATTCTTCTTTTTGAACTGTGATTTCGTTGGTTCCTAACTGGGTGTCATCATTGATGAAAATAGCTTTTGAGCCTAGGTTTTTAGCCAACTCCACATCGGTTAAACGATCACCGATTACAAACGAGTTTTCCAAATCGTATTCATCTGAAAAATACTTTTGCAACAAGGCTGTACCTGGTTTGCGGGTGGGAGCATTTTCATGCGGGAAAGTTCTATCTAAAAAAACTTCATTAAACACCACTCCTTCATGTTCAAATGCCTTCATAATAAAGTTATGAACTGGCCAGAACGTTTCTTCCGGAAACGAGTCGGTGCCTAAACCGTCTTGATTGGTAATCATAACAAGCTCAAAATCCAATTCCTTGGCTATTTTTGCCATATAAGTGAACACCTTAGGGTAAAAAACCATCTTGTCAAAGGCATCGATTTGTTCATCAACGGTTTCTTTAATGAGGGTTCCGTCTCTATCTATAAATAATACATTCTTTTTCATGATTTGAGTTGTTTTAGTGTGGCGATTAAAAGCTTATTTTCTTTAGGAGTTCCTACGGTAAAGCGCAATGTATTTTCACAAAGCGGTTGATTGCTTCGATTGCGAACTACAACACCTTTTTCTACTAATTGGTTGTAGCGTTTGCTAGCATCATCGACTCTACAAAGTATAAAATTTGCTTCTGAAGGGACTATTTTATCAATAAAACTTATTTCAAGTAAAGCTTTATATAATTTGATCTTTTCATCTATTAATGAGCCTATTTCTTTTTTTACCGATGATATATTCTGCAATCGATGTATAGCCTTTTCTTGTGTTAAGGAGTTGATGTTGTAAGGCGGTTTAATTTTATTTAAAATTGTTATTATTTCTTCGGAAGCAAAACAAATACCCAATCGAATTCCTGCCATTCCGTATGCTTTTGATAAGGTTTGTGTGATAACCAAATTAGGAAACTGTTTCAATTTTTTCGACCAACTTTCGGTTTCAGAAAAATCGATATAGGCTTCATCAATAACTACTAATCCTTTGAAGTTGTTCAATAACTGTTCAATATTAGCTTCAGAAAGAGCGGTTCCTGTCGGGTTGTTGGGCGAACAAAGAAAAATCATTTTTGTTTGTTTATCAACTGCCTCTAAAATAGCCGGAACGTTTGGTTGAAATGCTTCGGTTAACAGCACTTCCCTATTCTCGATATTATTAATTCCAGCGAGTACCTTGTACATTCCGTAAGTTGGCGGAAGTGTGATTATAGTGTCTTTTCCAGGCTCGCAGAAGGCTCTAAATAGCAAATCCAGTACTTCGTCACTACCATTGCCTAACAGCATATTCTTTTCTGAAATATCTTTAATCAGCCCTATTTCTTTCTTTAAAAGCCGTTGTTGCGGATCCGGATAACGGTTTACTCCGTTTTCAAACGGATTTTCATTGGCGTCTAAAAAAACCATAGCTGCTCCGCTTTCCGTAAACTCGTCACGTGCCGAACTATACGGCTCTAACGCTGCAACATTGGGACGGATTAATTTTTCTAAGTTACATGTGTTTGTCATACTATTATTTTAAACTTTTTAAACGAAGTGACACTGCATTTTTATGAGCTTGCAAACCCTCTGCTTCTGCCATGATTTCAATTGCAGAACCAATATTTTTAATTCCAGTCTCTGTTATTTTCTGAAAGGTCATACTCCTTAAAAAGCTGTCTAAATTAACTCCGCTATATTGTTTTGCATATCCGTTGGTTGGTAAAGTATGATTGGTGCCTGAAGCATAATCGCCAGCGCTTTCGGGTGTGTAATTCCCTATAAATACAGATCCTGCATTTTGAATATTCGTCACGAAATAGTCTTCATTTTCTGAAATAACAATAAAGTGTTCCGGTGCATATTCATTGATCATTTCTAGCGCTTCTTTTTCAGAATTGATTAAAATGAGTTTTGAGTTTTCAATTGCCTGAGTTGCAATTTCTTTTCTTGGTAATTGTTCCAACTGTTTTACCACTTCCTTTTCGGTTTCAGCAATCATCTTTTCAGAAGTTGAAACCAAAATAACTTGGCTATCAGGACCGTGTTCTGCTTGACTTAACAAATCTGACGCTACAAAGGCAGGATTAGCAGTATCATCTGCATAAACTAATAATTCTGAAGGTCCAGCAGGCATATCGATGGCTACATTATATTTAGTCGCCAGTTGTTTCGCTACCGTAACGTATTGATTTCCGGGACCAAAAATTTTATATACAGAAGGAACGGTTTCGGTACCAAATGTCATCGCGGCAATGGCTTGAATACCGCCTATTTTATAGATTTTAGCGATGCCACAAAGTTTTGCCGTGTATAATATGGCTGGATTGATTTCTCCGTTTTTATCAGGTGGCGTACAAAGCATAATTTCTTTGCAACCAGCAATTGTTGCAGGGACAGCAAGCATTAAAATGGTAGAAAATAGCGGAGCAGACCCTCCAGGAATATACAATCCCACTTTTTGAATGGGTCGTTTTTCCTGCCAACACGTAACTCCGTTGGTTGTTTCTACCGATACTTGTTCGGTTTTTTGTGCAGCATGAAATGTAGTAATATTCGCTTTCGCTAGGTCTATCGCTTCTTTTAATTCCGAAGAAACAGACTTTACAGCTTGATTGATTTCTTCTCCGGAAACTAATATCGTATCAGGCGTTATTCCATCGAAAAGCTGTGTGTATTTTAACACTGCGCTATCTCCTTTTGTTTTTACTTCTGAAAATATCTCATTGACAATTTTCTCAATATCAGCTACAGTTTGCGTAGGCCTTTTAAGTAAGGTTTCCCAAGTGCTTTTATCTGGATTTAGTACTTTTTCCATTATGCGATCATTTTTTCAATAGGACACACTAAAATTCCTTCAGCTCCTACTGCTTTTAATTCTTCAATAACTTCCCAAAACTCTTCTTGATTAACTACTGAATGCATACTACTCCAGCCTTCTTTGAGAAGCGGTAAAATGGTTGGGCTTTTCATACCTGGTAATAATTTCGTGATAGCTTCGATTTTATCATTTGGAGTATTCAGCAAAACATAGCGATTGTCACGTCCTTTTAATACAGATTGAATTCGAAAAATTAATTTATCCAACAGTTGATTTACTTGGTCACTAATTAAAGGAGATGCTGCCAATACAGCTTCACTTTTAAAAATAACTTCAACTTCTTTTAAATTGTTTTTAAAAAGTGTACTTCCGCTACTTACAATATCGCAAATACCATCTGCTAAACCAATATTAGGGGCAATTTCAACACTTCCATTGATAATGTGCAAATCTGCATTAATTCCTTTTTCGGTAAGATACTTTTGTGTGGTATTAGGATATGAAGTGGCTATTCTTTTTCCGTCAAGGTCTTTTATACTATCGTATTCAAAAAACTTTGATACTGCTAATGAGACGCGACATTTAGAAAAGCCTAACTTTTCTTTTACTTTAATATCATTTCCGTTTTCAACTAAAAGATTTTCTCCTATTATCGCACAATCTACTACACCATCTTTTAAATATTGAGGAATATCGCCATTACGTAAATAATAGATTTCCAACGGAAAATTTTTAGCAGGAGCTTTTAATTGGTCTCTGCCATTATCTATGGAAATGCCACAATCTTTTAAAATTTTTAAAGACTCTTGGTTTAGCCTACCTGACTTTTGTACTGCAATTTTTAATACTTTCATTTTTTTAATTTTAATGCATGAAAAAACCCGTTTGAGAATGCTCAAACGGGTTTCGATATAGTTTTATAAGTTTTAATTACAACATACCAAGATCACCTCGCAAGAGCGTGGAAATTAATATGGTGATGATGTAATGCTATCTGTTTCATAAGATGTGTACAAAGTTAGATAAAAATGTTTATATAATTATTAATAAACATATTATTATTAAGTAAAAATAAATACAATATTTTATTAGATTTGTTTTTTATAGAATTATAAGAAATAACTTACGTTCTATAAATCAATTTTTTACACGCTTTGAAAAGTTTTTTAATAGCTTTTATCATTTTTCTCATTTGGGCTTTTTTTGGGCTTTGGCTCTATTCATGGCTTCAGACAGACAAAGAATCTACTGCTGTTCTAACCGAAAACACGTCCATAAATAAAGATACACTTACCCCTAGTGCAATTGATAGTATTAATAAAATGGAGAGTAATTTACCTAATATAGACTCTATTCCTATTGAAAGTAATACTCCAATGGTTGTAAAAAATGATCAAGATGACATTTTATTTTTGTTTGAAGAAGGAATAATATCGCACAAAAACAGCACAGAAATTATTGTTCCTGAATCCACTATTGATTTTAAATACAAAATCAATACCTATTTAATTGAACACCCAAATAAAGAAGTACAAATTACTTCGATTTACAGTCCTGATGAAAATACGGAAACACCAAATATAGGAGTTCAAAGGGGTAATAAAGTAAAACAAATTTTAATTACGACTGGAATTGCTTCAAAAAAAATTGTGGTAAAACCTGTAATTAAAGACATTAATTTTGATGAAAATGAAGAATTTAGCGACGGTTTTTCCTTTTCCTTTAAACCTTGGGATAAAGACCGTGTGGAAGATATTGAAATAAACATTCCTGAATCGGTAACGGTATATCCTAAATTTTCTGAAACCGGAATTATCGTAAACAATAATTTACGTAATTTGTTTGAAGAGGTTAAAACCGCCCTTACAAACAACCCAGAGATGACTATTGCAGTAATTGGCCATACAGACAATGTAGGAAATGCAAACGATAATTACAGTATGGGGCTACAATATGCAAGACAAGTACGATGGTATTTAATTTCAAAAGGAGGTTTTGAGAAATCACTAATTAAAGCAATTTCTAAAGGCGAAACAGAGCCAATTGATACTAATAACTCTAAACGTGGAAGAAACGCCAATAGGAGGATTGAAATAGTTTACAATTATAATGGATAGTGTTTTTGAATACATAAACCAGTTTCCCAATTTGATCGGTATTTTCATTTTAATGCTGAGCTCCTTCGTTATTGGTTATTTTTCAGGATGGTGGTTGCAAAAAGGAAAAAGTAGAACCTTTATAAAAAAACTAAAAGGTGAAGTAAACGCCGCCAAACATCAACAAAAAGTAAACGATATTGAAACAATTTTTACTGAAATAAAGCCTAAAATTGTTGAAGTTGTAAAACAAACACAAAAGGAGATTATTAATCCTGAAGAAGTTTTGAAAAAGGCACGGACTAGTTTTGTTACCTACACAAAAGACAAACCTAAATTAGATTATGAAACTATTGGTTTTGCTCATAGCTTTGAAAGGGATGACCTTACTAAGATTGAAGGTATTGGTCCTTATATTGAAGAAAAACTCAATGAAATTGACATTTACACCTTTGAGCAAATAAGTAAGCTTACCTCTTCTGATATACGTGCGCTTACCGATATTATCGACTTTTTCCCCGGTAGAATTGAACGTGATAACTGGGTAGGACAAGCAAAATCTTTTATCGCTTACTAAAAAAAATTATATGCACTTAGCCACGTTAGACTGGGTATTAATCCTTTCTTTTTTTGCTGTCTTTTTAATAATTGGTTTAGTTGTAGCCAAAAAATCAGGTAAGAACACTCAAGAGTTTTTCCTCTCTGGGCGTAATATGCCTTGGTGGTTGTTGGGTATTTCTATGGTCGCAACAACATTTGCAGCCGACACACCAGGTTTAGTAACCGAACTGGTTAGAAAAAACGGAGTTTCTGGAAACTGGGTTTGGTGGGCCATGCTACTTACTGGAATGCTCACTGTATTTTTCTACGCTAAGTTATGGCGAAAATCTGGTGTTCTAACAGATTTAGAGTTTTATGAATTGCGTTACTCTGGCAAAGCTGCAAAGTTTTTAAGAGGGTTTAGAGCCTTATATTTAGGTGTTGTGTTTAACATTATAACTATGGCAGGCGTATGTTTAGCTGGTGCCAAGATTGCAAATATCTTATTAGGCATTTCGCAAGAAGAAGCCCTACTCTACTCTTCAATTATTGTCGTTATCTATTCTTCATTAGGTGGTTTAAAAGGTGTATTGATTACAGATTTAATACAGTTTGTAATCGCAATGGTTGGTTCTATTTGGGCAACAGTATACATACTGAACCTACCTGAAATTGGAGGGCTCTCCAACTTGCTTGAAAACCAACAGGTAGCTACAAAACTGAATATACTTCCAGACTTTTCAAATACTGAAATGTTAATCACCCTTTTCATTATTCCTTTAGCAGTACAATGGTGGAGTACTTGGTATCCAGGAGCAGAGCCTGGTGGTGGTGGATACATTGCACAACGTATGCTAGCGGCAAAAAACGAAAAACACGCCACTTGGGCCACTTTGTTTTTTAACTTTGCCCATTATGCCGTACGACCTTGGCCTTGGATATTGGTAGGACTGGCTTCAATTGTTATGTTCCCGAACTTAGAAAGTATTGCCACAGCTTTCCCTAATCTGAATGCCGAAATGCAAGGTCATGATGTTGCATATGTAGCTATGATGACGTATTTACCAGCAGGTTTAATAGGGTTGGTACTTGTTTCTCTTATAGCTGCATTTATGAGTACTATTTCAACACAATTAAACTGGGGAAGCTCATATATAGTAAACGATTTTTACGGCAGATTTGTTAATCCTTCAGCTTCAGAAAAACAAAAAGTATTGGTTGGAAGGATTTCTACAGTTGTATTAATGGCTTGTGCAGCTTTTTTCTCCTTTTATCTACAATCTGCAAAAGATGTATTTGACCTATTGCTGCAAATTGGTGCAGGAACGGGTTTATTGTTTATTCTAAGATGGTTTTGGAGCCGGGTAAACCCGTATAGTGAAATTGCAGCTATGTCCATTTCGTTTATAATAGCCCTTTTCTTCTTTGTAAATGAAAAAATGGATACGCCACTTTTTGAATTGGCCAGTCATTGGCAATTAACCATTGGAGTTATCATTACAACAATAGGATGGGTTTTAGTTACCTTAGTGACAAAACCAACTGACAAAGGAACCTTAGAGAGCTTTGAATCTTTGGTGTTTGGTGAAAAAAGTAAGTTTTACAACTTCAATTATAAAATATTGGCTTTCCTCTTAGGAATAATCGGTACGTATAGTGTATTGTTTGCTACGGGATACTTTATCTATTCCAAATTTGTAACGGCAACTTTGCTGTCCATTTTAGCAGCTATTTGTTGTTTTGTGTTAGTGAAGATCTGGAAACGGATTAATTAAAAATTAAAAAGCCCTTCATAAAAATGAAAGGCTTTTTAAGATTATATATTTCTGTTCAATGTTCTGAACATTGTCAACTATCTACTACTGATTTCCTAAGATAATAGGCATTCCACTATCGCCAGAGCCAATAACAATTACTTTACTATTGTTAGATTCAGATAGCTTTACAGTAGCTTGAATTCCTTTTTCCTGTAATATTTTATCTGTTAATGAAGCACTTAAAATACTGTTAGCTGCAGCTTTACCTTCTGCATCAATACGTTGTCTTTCAGCTTCTTTTGAGGCTTTCTCTAAACGGAATTCATACTCTAAAGACTCCTGTTCTTGTTTCAATTTGCGCTCAATCGCCACTTTAATGGTTTCTGGTAACGAGATATCACGTACCAAAATTCGGTTTACTTGTACAAATTGCTTTTCTAATAGATTTTTTGTCTCTTCCAGCATTTCACTCTGTATGGATTCTCGCTTACTAGCATACAATTGTTCTGGTGTATAGCGACCTACTACAGCACGTGTAGCAGAGCGCACTGCTGGTTTTATAAGCCTTGTGATATAATCTTCTCCTTTTTCTTGGTGCAATTTTCCTAAGTTGATATCTTCAGGTTGAAACCAAACAGAAGCTTCTAACCGAATATCCAAACCGTTTGAGGATAATACTTTCATAGATTCATCTAACGATTGCTGACGTACTTCATATATAAATACATCATTCCAAGGTGCTACTACGTGAAATCCTTCACTTAAAGCCGGTTCTTCAGTTACAACCCCACCGCCAAAACGTTTGTAAAGCACTCCAGCTTCTCCAGATTCTATGGTCACTGCAGATTTTGCTATAACAATTATTATGATGATAATACCAATAATTAAGGGTATTCCTATTTTGGGTAATCTTTCCATTATACTTTATGTTTTTTTGGTTTATATAAGTCCGTTGTATTTTCTAATAAACCACTCAGCACTAAGGGTTAAAACTATAAGCGCGAGTAGGTATTTCCAATCAATCAAAGGTACGGTTTTTAGTTCGCTTTTTTGAACGGATTGGTAAGAATCGTCAGCAATTAAACCCTCAATCATGCGGTCTACTTCTGAAGGAAAATAGGCGGTTCCGTTAGTGTTTTGAGCTACCCTAATTAATTTGGAAAAATCAGCATTTAAAAACTGCTGTTCTACGTTAAAATCGAGAATAGTAAAATTTCCGCTTCGCGAAATTGATTCATCAGCAACTGAAACTGTATATTTGTATTCTCCAGCTGGTAAACTGTTTAAATCTACTTCATAGAAGTTATTCCTTAACAACATTGGAAAAACTGTTTGCGTTTCAGTTTCCACATTACGCACTGAAATATTTAGAGCAGCACGAGAATCAAAGACAAAGTTTTTATCAAAGTATTGTGCTAAAATTTTAATTGAGTTGTTATTATAGTAAAATGTCTCGTTACTTACTTCTAAACGACTACGGCGTTTATTGGAAGCTAAATACTGTACCAATTTTCCCATAAAAACGTCAAACTCTTGAAAGGTATCAGACTGTAAATACAACTGTGCGCGCCATTTCCAAAATCCTTCCCCGTCCCAAACTGCATCGCGCTTTCCGTTCAGCTCAAGAGTGGCTAACATCGGTGCGCCTGTTTCAAAACCATTAATGGATTGCCCCAACAATATTTCGTGCGGAACTAGTACGCTTAAGTCGCCAAATGTTGTTTTTAGTGGCGGAAAATCATTAAAACCGATATGCTCGACTGCAAAAGTACCGTAGTTGTTGTTTAATGTTGCTGAAACCTCTTCGGTTTGTAAGCTGGTCTCTTTTTTAAATTCCTGTTGTATTGAATTCAAGAAGTTCCAATCAGTATTGGTACCGGTAATCGTCAGGGTATTTTTTTTAAGGTTTTTAATTTCTGAATAGACTTGTGTAAAACTACGATCAGGCTGAAAAAGAACAACCAATTGATATTCATTTAAAATCGAAGTAGCTTCCGAAGGTTTTTTAATAGTTAGCGTACGTTGCTCATTTGCTGTTATCGACTTTTTTAAAGCTCCTAAGTCTGGATGGATAATATCACTCACCACAAGTACATTGGTTGCTTGGTCAATTACTTCAACCGCAAACTGTTTATTATTGTTGGTTTTATTTTTCTCATCTTCTAACGGAACAATTTGAGCAGTATATTTTTGCAATCCTACGTTCGATGCTGGAAGCGTAAAGTTTAGTGTTTTACTATTAGTATTTTCTGAAAAAGATATGGTTTCCCTAAACACAGTTGCACCGCCGTGAGATATTATAAACTGTGAAGTAACCGAACCTGTACCGTTATAGACCAAAATTACTTCCACCGGGAATTTATTCTTTAAAAAAGCATAACGATTACTATTTAAACGCTCAATTTTAAGATCGGTATATGTTGTAGAGTCGCCTAAAATAAACGGATAAATAGCATTTTTATAAGTCGCTGAAGTAAACTCGTAATCGCTCCCCAGTGTCTGATTACCGTCGGTCACTAAAATAGTGGGGGCATTTTCATTTTTAAAGAGGTTATCAGTGGCTTCAAGTGCTTTTGTAAGGTTACTATTTTTTTTTGAAAAAGAAAGTGAGTCTAACTCCTCGAAATCACTTCCGAAGGAAAAGAAAGAAAGATCAAACTTTTCATTCAAGTTTTCGTTATTCTTCAGCTTTTCAAGTAAAACTGAAACTTGATCAGTTTGATTTAGTTCTGCTATTGAAACTGAGTTATCAACAAGTACAGGCAGTTTTGGTTTTTCAATGGAATACGTTTCACTTTTAAATTTTGGGTTTATTAGTAAAAGTAAAAGCGAAAACAACGTAATAAAACGTAATATCCCAAATATCCAGCTTAGCGATTTAGAATATTTTGTTTTATAACCATACATGAACAACGCCAGCGCAAAGGAAATTACGCCGGCGATGATGATATATACTATGGTTTCAGTTGTCAATTATGTACGTTAAAATTTAGGTGTTTCAAAAATACTGATTATGTTAGCATACCGCCGTCAACATTCAATACTTGTCCTGTTATATATCCAGAAAGGTCACTTGCTAAAAATACACAGGCATTTGCGATATCTTCCGGAGAACCACCTCGCTTTAAAGGAATAGCCTCTCTCCAACTTTGTACCGTTTCTTCATTTAACTTACCAGTCATTTCGGTTTCGATAAAGCCTGGTGCAATTGCGTTGCAACGAATATCTCGAGAACCTAATTCTAAAGCTACTGATTTTGTAAAACCAATAATTCCGGCTTTTGAGGCTGCATAATTAGTTTGTCCAGCATTACCCTTCACTCCTACTACCGAGCTCATATTAATAATAGAACCTTTACGCTGTTTTAACATAGCACGCTGTACTGCTTTCGTCATATTAAAAACAGACTTCAAATTCACTTCGATTACTTTATCGAAATCTTCTTCTGATATACGCATTAATAGGTTGTCTTTTGTAATACCTGCATTATTTATCAAAATATCGATGCTACCAAATTCTTTTAAAACTTCAGCGGCTAATTCTTGAGAATCTTCAAAGTTGGCTGCGTTACTTTGATACGCTTTTACTTTTACTCCTTCCTTGGAAAGATCTGAAGCAATCGCATCGGCAGATTCTTTAGATGAATTATATGTAAATGCTACGTTGGCTCCGTGTTTTACAAACGTTTCTACAATACCTTTTCCTATTCCACGGCTACCACCGGTTATTATTGCTGTTTTGCCTTCTAATAATTTCATAGCTATTTGTTCTATTAATTTTGGTTGGTTCTTTTTTCAGAATAACGTAAGATACCAATTATCTTACTTAGATATCAAATATAAAAAAAGCCCTGTTAAAAAAACAGGACTTTTGTACTTATATAGTTTGTCGTTTACCCTAGAACTTCGGCAACTTTTTTGCCTATTTCTGCAGGTGAATCTACTACGTGAATTCCACATTCACTTAATATTTTCTTTTTAGCTTGAGCCGTATCATCGCTTCCGCCTACAATGGCTCCTGCGTGTCCCATAGTACGCCCAGCAGGTGCTGTTTCACCAGCAATAAAACCAATAATTGGCTTTTTACTTCCGCTTTCTTTATACCATTGTGCAGCATCGGCTTCCAATTGACCACCAATTTCACCTATCATAACAACAGCTTCTGTTTCGTCATCATTAATTAAAAGCTCTACAGCTTCCTTTGTGGTAGTTCCAATAATTGGGTCACCACCAATACCAATTGCGGTTGTGATTCCTAATCCTTGTTTTACTACTTGATCAGCAGCTTCATACGTTAATGTTCCAGATTTTGAAACAACGCCTATTTTTCCTTTTTTGAATACAAAACCAGGCATGATTCCTACTTTTGCTTCTCCTGGGGTAATAACTCCAGGACAGTTAGGGCCTACCAAGCGGCAGTCTCTATCTTTAATATAATCGGCAACTTTAATCATATCGCCAACCGGAATTCCTTCAGTAATAGTAATAATTACTTTAATCCCAGCGTTTGCAGCTTCCATAATCGCATCTGCTGCGAATGCAGGAGGAACAAATATAATAGTTACGTCTGCCCCTGTTTCTTTGACTGCATCTGCTACAGTATTAAAAACCGGTTTGTCTAGGTGTTTTTGTCCACCTTTTCCCGGTGTTACGCCACCAACTACATTTGTACCATATTCAATCATTTGACCTGCGTGAAAAGTACCCTCACTTCCGGTAAAACCTTGTACGATGATTTTTGAATCTTTATTTACTAAAACGCTCATTCTCTTTCAGAATTTTTTATTGTTTTATATTGAAATCTATGTTACCCTATTTTTAAACTTAATAAAGCAATGCAAAGGTACTATTTTGAAATAGCTTTTTAAAAGAATTTATACTTTAACCTTATGATACGATCCATCAGTATCATCATTATCGGTTACTGGTTGGCTTACTTGATGCCCACGAAATATTTTTCCGTCTTTTATTTGCCAAATAGCCATAAAATGAGCGATACCTAATTCTTCATCTGGATTTTCAATGGTTTTTATATAATACTTGTATCTAACAGTCACATATTCACCATCTTCAAGTATATGACTTACTTCTACTCTGAGGTCATCATACGTTCGACGCATTTCAGCGAAGTAATTCACCAAATCTCCGTGGTTCATAATGGTCAGCCCATTTGTACTGTTCCAAAGTAATTCTAAATCGGGATGAAAGTACTTATCCAATACCGATTTATCATTTAATACATCTGAAAGGTAAAACCTTCTCACTACTTCCTTTGCACTTTTACTCATTTTATTCTATCTAATTTATCAATTATATCTGGAATTAAGCGAATAGACGCCAATTCCTTATATTTTTTTCTGAATTCATCTGCTGGTGTTCCAAAATACGATTTATGGCCGGGAAGCGACTTACTTACACCGCTTTGCGCCGAAATTACGGCTTTTTCACCAATGGTAATTCCGCTGGTAATTCCAACTTGCCCCCAAATAGTCACAAAATCTTCAATAAACACACAACCAGCAATCCCTACTTGCGAAGCTATTAAACAACGACTGCCAATTACGGTATCGTGGCCTACGTGAACTTGATTGTCCAATTTAGTTCCTTCCCCAATTGTTGTAGATGCTGTAACGCCACTATCAATGGTGCATTGTGCGCCAATATCAACATTGTCTTTAATAACTACGTTTCCACCACTTAAAAGTTTGTCAAATTTTTCAGGACGGTTTTTATAATAAAAAGCATCCCCCCCTAGAACTGTACCGGAATGTATGATTACATTATTTCCAATTTTGGTATTATCGTAAATGGAAACATTTGGATGAATAACACAATTCGCTCCTATTTCCACATTGTTTCCAATAAACACATTGGGCTGAATAATCGTGTGATTTCCAATTGTTGCAGAATCTGCTATAACTGCAGATGCCGCGACAAACGGATTAAAATGGTTAATTAGCTTATTAAAGTCCCGAAAGGGATCATCACTGATCAACAGTGCTTTTCCAGATGGACAATCTACTTCTTTATTAATCAACACAATAGTAGCAAGTGATTGCAACGCCTTGTCATAATACTTGGGATGGTCCACAAATACAATGTCACCGGGCTGTACTACGTGAATTTCGTTCAATCCTAATACTGGAAAGTTTGCATCACCCACATAATTGCAGTCAATAATACCTGCAATCGCTTTCAATGTTTGGGGATTTGAAAATTTCATTTGTATGAATTAGAAACCAAATATAAAAAATCCCATCACAATAGCATCATGACGGGATTTAAAATTTTGATAGTTATCTATCTATTCCTTAATACGTTCTTGGTATTGTCCTTTTTCGGTGTCAACACGTATTTTATCGCCTTCGTTTATAAAAAGTGGAACATTGACTTCTGCGCCGGTTTCAACGATTGCCGGTTTGGTAGCGTTGGTAGCTGTGTTTCCTTTTACACCTGGTTCGGTCGAGGTTATTTCCAAAATTACATGTGGAGGCATTTCAACGGAAAGCGGTGAATTATCTTCTGTGTTAATGATTACCGTTACTATTTCGCCTTCTTTCATTAATTCTGGGGTATCCAAAGCTTCTTTTAGCAAGCGG is part of the Marixanthomonas ophiurae genome and harbors:
- a CDS encoding sodium:solute symporter family protein encodes the protein MHLATLDWVLILSFFAVFLIIGLVVAKKSGKNTQEFFLSGRNMPWWLLGISMVATTFAADTPGLVTELVRKNGVSGNWVWWAMLLTGMLTVFFYAKLWRKSGVLTDLEFYELRYSGKAAKFLRGFRALYLGVVFNIITMAGVCLAGAKIANILLGISQEEALLYSSIIVVIYSSLGGLKGVLITDLIQFVIAMVGSIWATVYILNLPEIGGLSNLLENQQVATKLNILPDFSNTEMLITLFIIPLAVQWWSTWYPGAEPGGGGYIAQRMLAAKNEKHATWATLFFNFAHYAVRPWPWILVGLASIVMFPNLESIATAFPNLNAEMQGHDVAYVAMMTYLPAGLIGLVLVSLIAAFMSTISTQLNWGSSYIVNDFYGRFVNPSASEKQKVLVGRISTVVLMACAAFFSFYLQSAKDVFDLLLQIGAGTGLLFILRWFWSRVNPYSEIAAMSISFIIALFFFVNEKMDTPLFELASHWQLTIGVIITTIGWVLVTLVTKPTDKGTLESFESLVFGEKSKFYNFNYKILAFLLGIIGTYSVLFATGYFIYSKFVTATLLSILAAICCFVLVKIWKRIN
- the fabG gene encoding 3-oxoacyl-[acyl-carrier-protein] reductase, producing the protein MKLLEGKTAIITGGSRGIGKGIVETFVKHGANVAFTYNSSKESADAIASDLSKEGVKVKAYQSNAANFEDSQELAAEVLKEFGSIDILINNAGITKDNLLMRISEEDFDKVIEVNLKSVFNMTKAVQRAMLKQRKGSIINMSSVVGVKGNAGQTNYAASKAGIIGFTKSVALELGSRDIRCNAIAPGFIETEMTGKLNEETVQSWREAIPLKRGGSPEDIANACVFLASDLSGYITGQVLNVDGGMLT
- a CDS encoding VWA domain-containing protein; protein product: MTTETIVYIIIAGVISFALALFMYGYKTKYSKSLSWIFGILRFITLFSLLLLLINPKFKSETYSIEKPKLPVLVDNSVSIAELNQTDQVSVLLEKLKNNENLNEKFDLSFFSFGSDFEELDSLSFSKKNSNLTKALEATDNLFKNENAPTILVTDGNQTLGSDYEFTSATYKNAIYPFILGDSTTYTDLKIERLNSNRYAFLKNKFPVEVILVYNGTGSVTSQFIISHGGATVFRETISFSENTNSKTLNFTLPASNVGLQKYTAQIVPLEDEKNKTNNNKQFAVEVIDQATNVLVVSDIIHPDLGALKKSITANEQRTLTIKKPSEATSILNEYQLVVLFQPDRSFTQVYSEIKNLKKNTLTITGTNTDWNFLNSIQQEFKKETSLQTEEVSATLNNNYGTFAVEHIGFNDFPPLKTTFGDLSVLVPHEILLGQSINGFETGAPMLATLELNGKRDAVWDGEGFWKWRAQLYLQSDTFQEFDVFMGKLVQYLASNKRRSRLEVSNETFYYNNNSIKILAQYFDKNFVFDSRAALNISVRNVETETQTVFPMLLRNNFYEVDLNSLPAGEYKYTVSVADESISRSGNFTILDFNVEQQFLNADFSKLIRVAQNTNGTAYFPSEVDRMIEGLIADDSYQSVQKSELKTVPLIDWKYLLALIVLTLSAEWFIRKYNGLI
- a CDS encoding prohibitin family protein, coding for MERLPKIGIPLIIGIIIIIIVIAKSAVTIESGEAGVLYKRFGGGVVTEEPALSEGFHVVAPWNDVFIYEVRQQSLDESMKVLSSNGLDIRLEASVWFQPEDINLGKLHQEKGEDYITRLIKPAVRSATRAVVGRYTPEQLYASKRESIQSEMLEETKNLLEKQFVQVNRILVRDISLPETIKVAIERKLKQEQESLEYEFRLEKASKEAERQRIDAEGKAAANSILSASLTDKILQEKGIQATVKLSESNNSKVIVIGSGDSGMPIILGNQ